The Parambassis ranga chromosome 14, fParRan2.1, whole genome shotgun sequence genome includes a window with the following:
- the LOC114446143 gene encoding uncharacterized protein LOC114446143 produces the protein MNLHIVALCLFGSVILCGAQMSNTTNPTNTTNPTPPTNPTGIPEATSSPTNTTGTPDNSTTASNTTTTSNATTTIITTLIPEPSAAPEPAEGLSAGAIAGITIGTIGGVALVGGGIFGALKYTGKI, from the exons atgaatcttcATATAGTGGCTCTTTGCCTTTTTGGCTCAG TAATTCTTTGTGGAGCACAGAtgtcaaacacaacaaacccaacaaacacaacaaacccaaCACCACCAACAAACCCAACAGGCATACCAGAAGCCACATCATCACCAACAAACACAACCGGCACACCGGACAACTCCACCACTGCCTCCAACACGACTACGACTAGCAatgccaccaccaccatcatcaccacactCATTCCAGAACCTAGTGCTGCCCCCGAACCGGCTGAAGGCCTGTCAGCAGGTGCTATAGCAGGCATCACCATCGGCACTATTGGTGGGGTAGCTCTTGTTG GAGGAGGAATCTTCGGTGCATTGAAGTACACTGGGAAAATCTGA